CCGACAGAACTATTTCCTTAAGCTTTCGATATAATGCGCCCTAATCCAAAAGGATTAACTTCCCTAGAATTGGAACAAATTGTTTTCAACGTCGAGAGCTTGCTTCTCTACTTACACAATTGCACCGAGGTGAACGAATTTTTATCGATTCCTCTCAGGATTCCGCAGATGTTCGGGCAATTTCAACGAGGCGCCACAGTATGTTGTATTTTCTATCACCCGGATTAAAATTTGTgcggtaaaaaagaaaaaagaaaagataaaaatatggcGATAAAAGTATCTCGTTGATGTTTATTCGAGTTCACGATCCACATAGACGTTGGAAAACTTAGTGTGTTTCGGCTTACTGTGTTACGACGTTCCAATTACGATTTGATAACTTGCTCGCGAGACACGAAAAACTTGCGACTGAAACTTTAAGGTTACGTGTCCGTTCGCTGCAGTTTTTCACACTGTGAACATCGTTCTAAATTTTCACCGAGAAATTATGCAGCCCTGAGGCTGACAGGTAGCGGTTGCTGGAAATCGAAGTTCGCCAGTAAGTTCTAGTCGGTAGTTGACGATTGTTAATGCGACCAACCTACCGCTGCGAACAATGGCGAgtaattatcatttatattactACTGAGAAAGCCCATTTTATTCGGAAATACCATGAATATTAAACGTACCGTCGGGTCACATCGTGTTACCGATTTCTTAGCTGCGGTTACGAGCACCCACAACCAGGAGATATACTTTCCAAACtcgaaacgaagaaaggaagaaacttACACGCTGACAACTTTTTGACCTCGTCATATGAAATACTTTACTCCCAGCTGATATTAAGCCAAGTGCGAAAATGACTTTCTTTCCCATTGTCTCCGTTGCTTGCTAATTAAATAAGAAGGTCGTCGCGAAAAAGCTACCCTTCGTTACTTCCTGGAAATTCGCACAAAGACGAAGTTTCACCGAGGAAAAGTGTTCGAAACCAAGTTGTTACAGCTTTCTTTCCGCTTGGATTTCTCTTTCCCTTCGATCAACTTCCAccactttcttttcttttttcaagcgCACTTCGTCTACCCATTTGATCTCGCAGACGCTAACGATTTCCACCTCTACAACTTCCATCGTTTTTGCTTACGCACTCCAGTTACCAAGCAATGGTTTAGTAAATCTCTTGTTACTTGCCAAACGCCAGTCACGGTTGACAGAAATTGATATCGAATACGCGCGTTATCTGCTGGAACCATCTGTGTGTGGGTGTCGTTCATTTTTTAACGACGCTGACAACATCATCGTCGTCATAATTACAATGGAATGTGGTGCGCGTTAACCTACTTTTTTCCTCGTCTTTCAGCTTCGTTCGCACACGTGTCACCTTTGTTCTTAATTTCCTCGATAAACGAGCAATCGTAGTCTCCCACGGCCGATATCCCAACAGATAGAGGAACGTGTAATTACGTAATTCAGCCGTCCGATAAAATAATTCACTTTCGATTTGCAGGTAAATGAAATCTGTCACAAGGAACGTTGGAAATATCGTGGTTCGTGTATATACGCGTTTTCTATGTAACATGTTCATAAATTTCAGTAAAAATCGCAAGAAGGGAAAAACACGTTGTAGGAATACACGTACAGCGTGTAGTCTTAACGATGGTCTTAAGGCGTCCTACTGACAAAACCCTAGTGTATTTCTCTCCATTTACTGTATTTCCAACTGTGAGTCGACTTGGCAGTCCGGTAATGGGGAACATCTTTCAGCATAAAACGGGGCCGCGTTGCATGCTGCTCATTCAGGACAAATATGTCTACAGAACACCGCCGAGCGTCGCTATTTATGTTACCTTGTTCGCAATTGATTTGTTCGTTTGTAACAACGAGAATCTTCTACTTTTGTccgttttgtttctttctctcttccacaATGCCTATATCAATGGCGAGAAATAAGCGACAAAATTGTCCGCGCGTTAAACAGAGTACAATCGTATTCTATTTTGTCTTTGATAAAACAATATAGGTATAActgaaaatagaaatttcaaacgGTTCTATTTCGGCATGGAACGACAAAAGCACCTGGAAATTTGAGCTGAATTCTGAGATAGATAGCACCGGCAAACTTTGAACAACGATACGTTAAATGGAACGAGAACTCGATTATCGAAATTGTGCGACGAATACGCAATGAAAATTGCAAGAACGTTCGACTAGCAGCAGCCTAATAATTTCCTGTTGTGTACATCTGCGTTTCAACAAAGTTAAACTATTCTCTTTGTGACGTTACAGGCTGTACTTATGAATCTCCGGCAGTTCCATATATTATACAACTGCAGTCTAACGATCGATAACTATGCACGCCGCTTgtgtaacaataataacaaagtGATCAGTTATTCCACGAGCGCTCGGCATCTCTTGGCATTTACGTTTACCCGTATAAAGCGTAACGTTTGCAGATACGACGCTTTTCAATTTCGATCGAGCGCGAAAGGACACGAAGGAAAATTCCACTTACAATATTCGAAAACTAAAAGATTTACGGACAGCGATTTATAGCGGACCCAAGGCGTTCGATAAATTGTTTGTTGGTTTCGTTCGCCGCGAGCATCGTAGCGAAGTTTGAAACAGCGAGGAAAAATGGCAAACTAATCGATcaatgaaacatttaaaaacgGAGAATTCCCATGAGAACGATGAACTGCATTACAGTGGATGGCACGGGAACTCGTAAAACTAACTGGATGGCTGGCTGTAGGCGAAAAGTGAAAGCTCGGCAAAAGCTGGCAGTCGAGAAACTATCGTACAGGCACCAGCGGATGTTCTGTCTGGAATATTGCGTCGCATCCAAGTCTGTTCGAGATACGCCAATAACATTGACGTTCGAAATACCGAATACAGCCAGATTGAACAAAAACGACACAACCAGAACGATGACGAATAGCGTGCgttgaaaatttaattggccCGTGCACGATCCTGTCTACGATAACTCAAAAATTGGCGCAATTTACCGCTctattcttcctcttcttttctcgTCAACTCGACGCTTCTCAATTGTGAAGCTACTGTTTTGGATCAGCAGGATTTATCGTTCAATATCGCTTTCTTTAGTTTTCGACAATGCGTTCTAGTTCAACTTTTCGCACGTAACATCGCCCATCGAAGTCCTCCTTTTGGAGGAGAACAATTCCGATCAAAGACGTTTCACTTCCATTTACGCAGCCTTCCGTATTGTCAATAAACTTGATTGATTTTGCAGACGCTTTGCGCATTATAACGTACCAAAGTAACGCTTTtcactttaatttaattttctaataatcaCCTTCTATAATATTTACGAGTAATGGAAACGGCGATGAAGAAAGTACGAAGTACGTGCATTAACGCGACGTTCACCCGCGGAGATGTGTACGTGCGGACGGTGAAAATATGTTTCGTTCGAATAGGACTGAAGCTGGGACCGTAATAAAGTACGAACATCGCGACAGAAGCGACGAATTCTGTTCTATTTACAAACCAATCTGCGAAAGCACCATCAGTTCCATACTACAGTCATGTAAAACACCGTACAACATCCATTCCAAACACTTTCATGAACTTTCCCACGAGGCTTTCATACTTACACACCGAATCTACTCATACTGGTACCGGAATGTTACTGGTCGGATCAAGTACGCTGCATAAAAGAACAACAGCTGTTAATGGATCTGCCATTTTAAAGCGTCGTTGTACGAGTATTCGTATAACTTCATACAAAATTGTAGAACTAATATTTGAATGTACATGTCGCGATGTTCATTTCATTCTTGCAatagttattatatatttttactaacTAAGGTCTTTACTTTAAAACCTGCTATCGCTTCGAGAAATGAAAATGGAATCGTCGCAAGATATTCCGTATAGCGCGCGTGTATTACTTCCTGATAATTTTCGCTGCTTTCCAATTTCGTTGAATGCaagcaaaattttcaaaattccaaTACTATTCTTATCTATCTGGTCCGAAAATGAAATCGCTTGCGAATTCCCTTATTTTATTGATTGAAATGTTCTTCGATTGTACACGGGTTTAGAACGCGAAACATTATTTCCGAAGGTATTATCGTATATTGGAACACATTCGATTATTATGCCAGTCAAATACAATTACGCAATACGTACATTGGACCGTTCCCATTGTTAAAATCGTGTTCTCTGTTACTAACTTGTTATCTTGTCGTTTCTTCTCACCCAGTGAAATAAATTCTAATTGAAATTACTTTGTTTCGGAACGATTATACAAATTGCTTAATTCCTGCGACGCCAGTGTATTCAACATAAACTATCGACATGAACTTTTGTCGTTGTTGCTTGACGTGTAACTttgtaaataatgtaattatacTGAGAAACGCGAACACGCGcgtaatttattatttgcacGTTTCTCTCCGGAAACGCTTTTTGCATGGCGCAGCGTGCAAAGTTTAACGATATAGCGAAGGGAATAAATTGTAAGAAGTACAAAGTAACAAATAAAACGTAGAAAACGAAGCTATATAACAGAATCATAAttatgaaaagagaaaaatatcaccagcactttctctcttttccgcGCGATGAAGTACCTCGAACGTAATTTTAATCTCGGTCTTGGTCACTTTTTAACATCGACGCACACATTTGAACGCAAATGAACTACATTTTTCTCGAACTCTTGCATATTGTCACGCAACTTGCTTAGTGATTTTATCGCTATTTCAAGCTAGCATCCGTGTTAGTAGAGGCGGCAGGGTTAGATCGTCAGCAACACGAAACTGTTTTACCAAGATCGACTTTCTTTCGTTCACCAGTTACGTGCATAGCGATGTTTATACTTGCAGAAACGTGTGCCTAAGTATATGCACAAGACCGTTCTATTTCTCGAGGTTTATAGTAAAATCTATCGACACTTCGTTGATGAATATTTTCCATTAAATGAAACTAACATCTATGACTAATCGCAGATAATGATAAAAGTTCTCGTAGAACTATCGTCTGCGGGATATGAATATACATGTTCGATATACCGCGCTTCAGAGTAATTAGACAAAGGATAAACGTTTTAATTAGGCGGAATTTTTTAGGGTTATTGTTGCTTTAACGCGACGCAATAGTCAAAATGGAGACAAACAGATTACGTTATGATGTGTCATTTTTAGTCCACAACGAATACTCGAAGAATAGAAGAGCACTGTATTCTTGGAATTACCCTATTACCTGTGCATGCTTGCTGAGATGGGAGCACTCTTGCGCTTCTTGTTTGAAGGAATTGCAAACTTTCTCAAACACCTCTAACTCTGTTCTCTGCTACTCTTCGAGCATTCTCTCATTTTCTGTCTCAGTACGCCTCTCTCCCAGTTTCTTTCGTGTTATCTGCAAAGAAAGTTGGGTAAAGCCGAGGCTCCACAACCGGGACATTCCAtcgtctcttttatttcttctcgtTCTCGTTGCGCTTGCGCTTGTGCTTCTTCTATGCATAGCATATCTAGAAACAGCTTACCGCCGATTCGATGCAACGAGTCTTATCGTGGATCAGGGTCTCCGAATTTCATTCGTATTCGAGATATTCAATAGCAACGAATCACCGCACTACATCCGCTGTTCTCGTTGCCATCCTTATTACGTTGAAAATTCTGTAAAATTGCATTGCGCGAAACAACGATATCGCGCTACAATTTTTACTAAAATTCTCGTAACCGAATTGTGGTAAAAATAACGAAGAAGAAAggtgaaaattgaaattcagttttccagtaaaaaaaaaaaaaaaaaaagggaaaagaaaaaatccaTCCAGATAgacagaaaaatagaaaactaGAGAAATACGTTAAATAGAAACTATTAAAAAGGACACGCTAAACGTTTGAATATTATACAAGCATAATTAACGCCATCCATTTATTACGCTGAAACGAATTACATACCAAATTGCCGGACCGCAGCGTTGTCACTGTATCGACACATTCATTCTCTTGTTATTTATCGGCAGTAGCGTATGTTTATTACAAAGATCGATATGTTCATTCGCATCGACACGGTTGGAAACGATTTCATCGATACAGCAATCCGTAGTTTGTTCTCTCGTGATTTTTGTTCCTCCTGTTTTGAAAGAAGGGTTTTCTTCTCGTTCTTCGGTTCGGAAGTAAAGACGTATGAAGGTTCGAACTGGACAAGCGAAGGAAGAATGCTCTTTGTAGAAGTCACTGCGCCGTATCCCTTTATTGCAGTAGTGTTTCAATTTAGCACCCGTTAAAAGAGTTTCGGTGCTTTTATCGCGAAAGTTCTGTGCGGCCAGatagaaaataagagaagaaagCAGGGCCGCGCCGCGCCGGGTCAAACAAAACGAGGTTAAAGGACGGGGGTGGCGGGATCGAAGTCGAACGGGGGGGAAAAAACGATACGCGGTACCCTCCCGTGACGTGGCACAGACTAGGTATCAGGCCGCGTTATATGGGTTAACGCTTACAACCTAAATCAACTTGCTATCGTGTTAATTGCATGCGATATCTTCCACCATGGCGCGAATCATCGTCGTCTTCATCGGCATCGGACGATCTTTTAAAAATTGTCGCGATATCGAATGGTGGGAAAGTTCGTGCCCGTCGATAACAAGGGGAATCGGCATCCCTGTGAGTAAACGCGAAAGGTTTCACACGTTCGATAGTCTTATCGATTAATCGTGTCTAGAACCGCGCTCTTAGAAGCTCGTTTCGCGGCTACAGTAATGTTAGTGGTCGTCGTTATCCAGCCCCTAGCGGATTTCGATATTTCTCCAACCGAATTTGCGGTTGAATTAATCCGTTTTAACAGGATTCCAAGCTAAGATAACGAAGGCTCTCGTAATAACGTTTGCCACTGGCGTGTTAAAGCTCGCGTAAAGTTCGAAGACTTCGAGAGATAGATAACGCGAGGCGAACGTGCACATTTATCGGCCGGAGCTATTCCACAACTTTCCTTCGGAGTTTCGTGAAATAACTTTTCCTTCGCGTCGTTTATTTCACGGTGATCGTGCTACTTTACCTTCAATTTCCTGCCTCATCGTTTACCTATCGAACAACGAAAACAAATGGCAAAGTTGCCTCGACAAAGTTTCTTACGGCGTCGCATCGCATCGTGCCTCGATCCAACGAAACACAAAGGACTCGTGAGTAAATTATCGATCGCAGCTTTACGATTAATGTTTTATTGAATGTATGATTAGAGCGTTATATTTACATTGATTCCATTTATCCCGACATGAACACGCGGCAACGCGCGGCAATCGCGTGAATGTCTGTCACGAATTTCCGATAACGAGTTTATCCGCAGCCTGATCGATCCACTGTACTCTTGATTCTCCTCGGATTCAACGGAGGCTTTCACTTTCCTCGCATTCCGTCTCAATAAATCTCTAACACACACACATGCTATCCAAGATTCGAAGAAGGAGTGGAAGAAGAACGATTTCCACGTCACGAAACGTAAAGGCGCTTGTTCATCTCGAGTCCACGGTGTCGCTTACATACTACGTATGTGTATACGTATaggtatacgtatgtatgtgtatgtaccCCGCGTGTATAAGGAATGTGTATGTATTCGCGTTTCTTTATGTATGTGtacatttacatatgtatatataatgcaCGTACGAAGAAAACGGTTCACTCATCGCGCACAATGACAGATACTAGCAAGTAAAAGATCATGCTCGAATCGACAGGTTCCTACCGTCTCGCAAcagaaaagagaataaaagagGAACCTTTCGTCGCGTGTCGTTCTATTTCCCAACGTTAAAAATGAGACACATCTTGCACCACATACTTTCTATATCGATTCTAAAACCAGCAGAATAATCGTTACTCCGACCACGCACACATTTTTCCAGACAAAGAAATTGCTTGGTACATAATAAAGGAACGGGGTGGAAGGAGACGGAACACAGGGGACGAGGGACAAGAGGGTTAAAAGACAGAAGGGAATAAAACAAAAGGATTTGTCGGTGGCTACAGTTCTGCTGCTCTTACGATCGGACGCGGTTCCCCTCGATGAGGGAGCACGAATCTCTGAAAAGAATCGCGCTACAGGTAAAAGGGTCGGTCCGAAAGTGGCGGCGGGTCCGTATATTCATACGTGAATCGATACACTCGACGATATTCCGGTTTTAACACCAATGCAAGGATATCGTTCTTGCGGGGCTGATTGGAGTTACAGTTGAAAAGACGAATCCCGAATGGTCGACCGATGGTCAGAGTCGTCCTTGCGATAGGAGAGATGAACCGAGTTGCGGTAGCGCGGCCACGACTAACACCAGTCGTTCCCATAAGTTCACCGGTGATTCATGTCGGGTAAAGGCTGGTGAAACTCGGTATCCTCCAGCTGACGGCCGCCAAGAGGGACACCAGAAAGTTACTCGCTAAAATTGCTGGACTAAGGTTCCTTCTGTCTCCTCCGTGCATTGCCGCCGGTTTCTCTTCCTCTGAAACGAGATTAGAAACTCTGACTCGATAGCTGCAAAAAGAAACCTTTCCTCGCGAAAATGGCCGAGCTAGAATGAGAGAAAGCGCGTCGCCAGACAAGACCACCCCAATCTCATAGAGGGAGAAGGAGAAAGGACACTTTCGTGGAGGAGCGGTAAAATACCCCTGAGGGTGACTACGACGTTTTAAACGAGCTCGACCGGTTGGACACTGAAAGCTAAAGCCCCAGACGAGACGAACCTCGTCTCTTTTTCTGACTTCTTAGTCCCTTGTGCAAAGTTCGCCTTCGTAGTCTGATCACGCGCGCAACGATCTCCGGAACACTGGCGCGCGTCTAAGAGATGCTTAAGGCTTTGTCAAATTTTGCTCCTATCTGGATTTCTATAGAACATTTGAAATATCGATGCTCGATCGTAAGACGAAACGTTTCGCTTTATCCTGTATGCCACGAATCTGGTCCGACGTTAGTTAAGCTTCTACCTTTGCCTCGAACGAAATCTCGATCCTGATTATTTCTCGCTAAATGATTTTTCGAGACAAACTGAATACGGATCGGCCTTACGTTTGGTAAACTTAATTTGCTCACCTTCGATCACGTGAACCATCACGTAAGCCGATTTAGCATTGCTCGGTGAACACGTATAATTACCGCCGTGCGACGGTTTCGTCTTATTGACCATTAGAATCGATCCGTTCTTGGTCAGTTCAACTTTCACGCCTAGCTCCTCGTCGTAGTTGATCATATGTCCCTGACGATACCAGAAGACGTAGAGGGGCGATTCCGCAGCTGCCTTCAGTTGACACTCCAACCGAAGACTGGAACCTTGCTTCACGTGTAAATCAGGCGCCCCTGGTATGATCGAGTACGCTTCTGTGACTTTCAGGAGCACGAAATTCCGTTGCACTGGATGCGACGTAACCTGAAATTTCAACGCCAATAGTCGCTTCGTGGATAAATCGAGTTCGATTATCGCCTCTTATCTGTCAAGTGGAAATTTCTACATCGTTTTAGGAACGATCTTCGAGAAACGTTCTGGCAAAATGTACTATTCCTAGGAAACTTTGCGAAAGAatctttc
This genomic window from Bombus terrestris chromosome 9, iyBomTerr1.2, whole genome shotgun sequence contains:
- the LOC100644332 gene encoding zwei Ig domain protein zig-8; translation: MRTLLIILSTFLEIQLYFTGSRAEQQQSLRVSNELVSLNSSEDESEDVVEGPIREVLAQSGSTANLPCKITEPGAGTITWMKRKNRRLLTVGTSTHSVDKRFVVMHSSTDWLLQIRAVTLQDEGIYECQVTSHPVQRNFVLLKVTEAYSIIPGAPDLHVKQGSSLRLECQLKAAAESPLYVFWYRQGHMINYDEELGVKVELTKNGSILMVNKTKPSHGGNYTCSPSNAKSAYVMVHVIEEEEKPAAMHGGDRRNLSPAILASNFLVSLLAAVSWRIPSFTSLYPT